The genomic stretch AATGCAACTTTAGCGTCTCTGGCTTCCGTTAGCTCTCTTGATCTGCTCTCCGGATGCTGGCGCAGCTTCGTTATCCACAGGATCGGAGAATGTATCGTTTCCTGTATTTCAAAAAAAAGAAGCGCCATCCGATAAACGGAAGACGCCTCCTGTTGTTCTATAAACCAGCTAGTTACGCTGCTTTTCTATAAAATGGCTTAAGCAGCAGCGACATCAGCTTGCGGAGCGGCCCAGGGAATGAACGAATATCCTCAGGTGTTATCACACGCAGAGCGGCCAATAATAGAAGATACAAGCCGCCTACAACCATTGAAGTGACAGCTGCGGCTGCTAGATAGGAAAGTTTATCTGCCCATCCTTCTGTCAAAGCAAGCACTGCATACTCCGCGCCCAGGCCAGCCAATGCCGGCACAGCTATCGCTGCAATATACGCCAGCCATTTCCGACCGAGTATATTCAGACTAACCTGTTTATTAATTTCCCGCACGTTCAACAGCGTAATCACGATAAAGCAAATCGACGATCCAATAATAAGTCCGTACACGCCCAGCACAGGCGCTAGTGCAATACTGAACACAATTTTGAGTCCAAGTCCGATAAAGGTATGGTACATTGGCTGCTTTGATTTATTCAGCCCGTACAATATCGAATTTGAAATCATCATCGTAATTTGAAAAATCGCACCCGCCGTAAGCATAGCTACAGTGCCGCTGCCGCTCGGGCTTGTAAAGAGCAAGCCTGTAACGGAATAAGAGGCTACGGTTAGCAGCAAAGCAACCGGTACGCCAGTAAAGCAGACGATGCGCATGACCAGCGAGGATTGACGCTGTACCTCATTCATATTGTTTAAGGAAAAAGCAGATGAAATAACGGGTATGATCGACGCTCCAAGCGCAATCGCTAAAATCGGCGGTATGCCGGCAATCCCCATTGCCTTATTCGAATAATCAGCCAATACCTTCGTTGCTGAGCTAAAGCTATAGAAAGAATCCGTTAATCGTATAAATAGCGTCATATCAAAAAAGTATAAAAATTGCACCGTCATCGCAGTAACAACTGCTGGAATGGAGGTACCGAATATTTCGCGATAAATTGTGCGATAAGGCAATTTCGCGCCTGTCTTCACAGACGGATTATTGCCTGCTCCGGACGATTTGGCCAGCTCCCCCAGGTCTTGTTTTTTTAGCTTTCGCCAAAACCACATCATAACTGAAAAAGCACCGATACTGCCAAGGACGGAACCAAAAGCAACAGCTGCAGCGCCATATTCATCGCCCCAGCCCCAGCCAAGCACGATGAATGCCAGCCCAATACCGCCGATCAATCGCAATATTTGCTCCATAATTTGCGAAATGCCGCCTGCCGACATAATTTGTCTGCCTTGAAAATAACCCCGCATCATGGCGATAATCGGGAACAGCAGCAGCGCTGGAGCGATGGCTCTCAAGGATAGGACCAAATCCGGCACCTTCGAAATTTTCGCGTAGACAGGTGCGAAGACGAACATGGCCGTTGCTAGAAGCAGGCCTGTTCCGGCTCCGAACATCAATGCAGCCTTATAAATCCGTTTAGCTTCATCTGCCCTGCCTAGCGCATAACGCTGGGATATCATCTTGCTGATGGAAAGTGGAATTCCTCCAGTAGCGATGGTTAGCAGCAATAGATAGATCGTGTTGGCTGAGTTAAAAGCTGCCTGTCCTGCAGAGCCCAGCATATAATCGATTGGAATACGCTGGAACAGCCCAAGAAATCGAACGACTAAAGCAGCGGCCGCCAGTATAAGCGTGCCTTTAATTAATGAGTCTTTTTTTAGCATAATCTTCTGTCCAAGTCTCCCTATCCTTTATTGCTTATAGGCTCCAGCGGCTGATGGTTGCCGCGAACCGGAACGGCTGCATGCGAAGGCGCTGCCCAGCGTACGCTGTTCTGAATAACTTGAAGCACCTGCGGGTTGTAGTAGGTTGGGTATGTCTCATGCCCGGGCCGGAAATAAAAAATTTTGCCTTGACCTCGACTGAATGTACAGCCGCTGCGGAATACCTCACCGCCTTCAAACCAGCTTACAAAAATCAGCTCATCTGGAGCTGGGATATCGAAGTGCTCGCCGTACATTTCCTCATGCTCAAGCGTGATATACTCCGGCAAGCCAGCGGCGATTGGATGCGCAGGATTAACGACCCAAAGCCGCTCCTTCTCACCTGCCTCCCGCCACTTCAAATCACAGCCCGTTCCCATCAGCTTCTTGAAAATTTTTGAGAAATGACCGGAATGGAGCACAATTAAGCCCATCCCTTCCCACACACGCTGCTGAACACGCTCTACAACCGCGTCATCGACTCTGTCATGCCCCATATGTCCCCACCAGATAAGAACATCCGTATTCGCCAAGCGCTCCGTTGTAAGCCCATGCTCGGGCTCCTCCAGCGTAGCTGTCGCTACCTCGATATCACCGCTCGCAATTCCGCTCGCCAGCGCTTGATGAATGCCATCCGGGTAAATCCTCTTTACTTCTTCATTATTTTTTTCATGCAAAAATTCATTCCAAACCGTTACCTTTATCATCGCGCCATCCATCCTCTCTATACCTTAGTTTACTAGCCACAGCACAAACAGCAAAATCATTGCCGCCTGCAAAATAACTTTAACGACAACACTGGTGAACAGTCCTACGACTGATCCAAGCCCGACCTTCAACGACTTCGACGGACTTGTGCCGATAATGATTTCTCCGATGACTGCACCTAAGAAAGGACCGATAATTAGACCGAATGCAGGAATAACAAAAGGGCCAAAAATAAGACCGATCGTACTGCCAATAATGGAGGCTCTAGAGCCTCCGAAGCGCTTCACGCCCCATCCGCTGACCGCATAATCGGCAACAAAGAGAACAACAACGATGAGTGTCTGAATAAGCCAAAACCAAAAGCCAAATTCATGGAAGGAGAAAAACCAGCCATATACGAAAAACGCTGCGTAAATCGCTAGTGCGCCAGGCAAAATTGGATAAATCGCTCCAGCCATTCCGACAACGAATAGCAGAACGACTAATATCCAGCCTAAAATATCCATACGCTTCTCACCCTTTCAAAACGTACCGTTTAATAACCTCAGCGACGCCATGCTCATTGTTCGAGAAGGTAATAAAATCTGCCGCTTCCTTGACGACATCCTGAGCATTGCCCATCGCAACGCCAAGTCCAGCCTCGCGAATAGCTGCGATATCGTTTAGGCTGTCGCCTACAGCGATCACTTGCGACATCTCAATATCAAGAAGCCCGCAAAGCTCTTTAAGCGCGCTAGCCTTCGATACGCCGAGCGGATTAAGCTCCAAATTCCATGGCGAGGAATTCGTAATTTCGAGTGCTCCCCAGCTCTGCACCTCAGCAAGGATCTGTTCTCTTATGCTGTCATCCTCGGTGTAATAGCCAAATTTCAACCAATGATGCGCATCATAATCGGATGCTGGGTTAATCCACTTTTCTTTATT from Paenibacillus sp. FSL H8-0548 encodes the following:
- a CDS encoding polysaccharide biosynthesis protein; its protein translation is MLKKDSLIKGTLILAAAALVVRFLGLFQRIPIDYMLGSAGQAAFNSANTIYLLLLTIATGGIPLSISKMISQRYALGRADEAKRIYKAALMFGAGTGLLLATAMFVFAPVYAKISKVPDLVLSLRAIAPALLLFPIIAMMRGYFQGRQIMSAGGISQIMEQILRLIGGIGLAFIVLGWGWGDEYGAAAVAFGSVLGSIGAFSVMMWFWRKLKKQDLGELAKSSGAGNNPSVKTGAKLPYRTIYREIFGTSIPAVVTAMTVQFLYFFDMTLFIRLTDSFYSFSSATKVLADYSNKAMGIAGIPPILAIALGASIIPVISSAFSLNNMNEVQRQSSLVMRIVCFTGVPVALLLTVASYSVTGLLFTSPSGSGTVAMLTAGAIFQITMMISNSILYGLNKSKQPMYHTFIGLGLKIVFSIALAPVLGVYGLIIGSSICFIVITLLNVREINKQVSLNILGRKWLAYIAAIAVPALAGLGAEYAVLALTEGWADKLSYLAAAAVTSMVVGGLYLLLLAALRVITPEDIRSFPGPLRKLMSLLLKPFYRKAA
- a CDS encoding ThuA domain-containing protein, producing MIKVTVWNEFLHEKNNEEVKRIYPDGIHQALASGIASGDIEVATATLEEPEHGLTTERLANTDVLIWWGHMGHDRVDDAVVERVQQRVWEGMGLIVLHSGHFSKIFKKLMGTGCDLKWREAGEKERLWVVNPAHPIAAGLPEYITLEHEEMYGEHFDIPAPDELIFVSWFEGGEVFRSGCTFSRGQGKIFYFRPGHETYPTYYNPQVLQVIQNSVRWAAPSHAAVPVRGNHQPLEPISNKG
- a CDS encoding DUF456 family protein; its protein translation is MDILGWILVVLLFVVGMAGAIYPILPGALAIYAAFFVYGWFFSFHEFGFWFWLIQTLIVVVLFVADYAVSGWGVKRFGGSRASIIGSTIGLIFGPFVIPAFGLIIGPFLGAVIGEIIIGTSPSKSLKVGLGSVVGLFTSVVVKVILQAAMILLFVLWLVN
- a CDS encoding Cof-type HAD-IIB family hydrolase, with translation MGDYKLVALDMDGTLLNEQSEISAENAEWIQKALDAGVIVSFSTGRGFRSALPFAEQLKLETPMITVNGSEIWHRPHVLHKRTHLSHVYVKRLHELALSHGEPWFWAYTADDIFNKEKWINPASDYDAHHWLKFGYYTEDDSIREQILAEVQSWGALEITNSSPWNLELNPLGVSKASALKELCGLLDIEMSQVIAVGDSLNDIAAIREAGLGVAMGNAQDVVKEAADFITFSNNEHGVAEVIKRYVLKG